From Variovorax sp. J2L1-78, the proteins below share one genomic window:
- a CDS encoding RidA family protein, producing the protein MPLEYLGAEPTTSDRQPRPFSPAVRAGDFIYVSGQVPADANGEIVVGGIEAQTRQVMENLKAVLAMAGATLDDVCKSTVWLQDARDFGAFNRIYMGYFGAGKPARSTTEARLMVDAKVEIDVVAYKPKN; encoded by the coding sequence ATGCCCCTCGAATACCTCGGTGCCGAACCCACCACCTCCGACCGCCAGCCGCGCCCCTTCTCGCCGGCCGTGCGCGCAGGGGACTTCATCTATGTATCGGGCCAGGTCCCGGCCGATGCCAACGGCGAGATCGTCGTCGGCGGCATCGAAGCGCAGACGCGCCAGGTGATGGAGAACCTCAAGGCCGTGCTGGCGATGGCCGGCGCCACGCTCGACGACGTGTGCAAGAGCACCGTCTGGCTGCAGGACGCGCGCGACTTCGGTGCGTTCAACCGCATCTACATGGGCTATTTCGGTGCCGGCAAGCCCGCGCGCTCGACCACCGAGGCGCGGCTGATGGTCGACGCGAAGGTCGAGATCGACGTGGTGGCCTACAAGCCGAAGAACTGA
- a CDS encoding ABC transporter substrate-binding protein, with amino-acid sequence MIDRASVHLPALRRRVVLGASLVAALCAVAPAQAQAPRNFATLAMVAEPQTLDPMASTADLVGTIMQHVYETLYTFDAKWNVVPMLAEAMPKISADGKTYAIALRKGVMLHSGRELTADDVVASLQRWIEQSPRGKAVGKEIASLQAKGPLAVEIVLKAPYAPLLSQLALPSGMAAIMAKESIAQPLKDFVGTGPYKFKERRPDQYVLLTRFDKYASRKEPASGYGGKREAAIEELRFVPVPNASTRVEGALAGQYDFADLLPVEALPRLEKSGGKTVPILTPSFGFPYIVFNTKEGVAASQAVRQAIQTAMGEGEMLAAGFGDTRFFTAEANHFPKGSPFYSTAGGDLYNQRNAPKAKEAAAKAGYKGEPIRVLTSRQYDFHYNMSLLMAEQLKRAGFKVELNVVDWATLVQRRNDSKLWDVYVTHSGQFPEPMLSPPQLGDGAPGWWDTPAKKAALQAFNVESDPAKRGALWGKVQQVVYDEVPYVNVGKFNGLSAKSPALDNYQPATWPFFWNAKIK; translated from the coding sequence ATGATCGACCGTGCCTCTGTCCACCTTCCCGCGCTGCGCCGACGCGTCGTGCTGGGTGCCTCCCTCGTGGCCGCGCTGTGCGCCGTGGCGCCGGCCCAGGCCCAGGCCCCGCGCAACTTCGCCACGCTGGCGATGGTCGCCGAGCCCCAGACGCTCGACCCGATGGCGTCCACCGCCGACCTGGTCGGAACCATCATGCAGCACGTCTACGAGACGCTCTACACCTTCGATGCCAAGTGGAACGTGGTGCCGATGCTGGCCGAAGCCATGCCCAAGATCTCGGCCGACGGCAAGACCTACGCCATCGCGCTGCGCAAGGGCGTGATGCTGCACAGCGGCCGCGAGCTGACCGCCGACGACGTGGTGGCGAGCCTGCAGCGCTGGATCGAGCAGTCGCCGCGCGGCAAGGCCGTGGGCAAGGAAATCGCGAGCCTCCAGGCCAAGGGCCCGCTGGCGGTCGAGATCGTGTTGAAGGCACCCTATGCGCCGCTGCTGTCGCAGCTGGCGCTGCCCAGCGGCATGGCCGCGATCATGGCGAAGGAGTCGATCGCGCAGCCGCTGAAGGACTTCGTCGGCACCGGCCCGTACAAGTTCAAGGAGCGCCGCCCCGACCAGTACGTGCTGCTCACGCGCTTCGACAAGTACGCATCGCGCAAGGAACCCGCGAGCGGCTACGGCGGCAAGCGCGAGGCCGCGATCGAGGAACTGCGCTTCGTGCCGGTGCCCAACGCCAGCACCCGCGTCGAAGGTGCGCTGGCCGGCCAGTACGACTTCGCGGACCTGCTGCCGGTGGAAGCCCTGCCGCGCCTGGAGAAGTCCGGTGGCAAGACGGTGCCGATCCTCACGCCGTCCTTCGGCTTCCCCTACATCGTGTTCAACACCAAGGAAGGCGTGGCCGCCAGCCAGGCCGTGCGCCAGGCGATCCAGACCGCGATGGGCGAGGGCGAGATGCTGGCCGCCGGTTTCGGCGACACGCGCTTCTTCACGGCCGAGGCCAACCATTTCCCGAAGGGCTCGCCCTTCTATTCGACGGCGGGCGGCGATCTGTACAACCAGCGCAATGCGCCGAAGGCCAAGGAGGCCGCGGCCAAGGCCGGCTACAAGGGCGAGCCGATCCGCGTGCTGACCAGCCGCCAGTACGACTTCCACTACAACATGTCGCTGCTGATGGCCGAGCAACTCAAGCGCGCCGGCTTCAAGGTTGAGCTGAACGTCGTCGACTGGGCGACGCTGGTGCAGCGCCGCAACGACTCGAAGCTGTGGGACGTCTACGTCACCCATTCGGGCCAGTTCCCCGAGCCGATGCTCTCGCCGCCGCAACTGGGCGACGGCGCGCCGGGCTGGTGGGACACGCCCGCCAAGAAGGCGGCGCTGCAGGCCTTCAATGTCGAGAGCGACCCGGCCAAGCGCGGCGCGCTGTGGGGCAAGGTGCAGCAGGTGGTGTACGACGAGGTGCCCTACGTGAACGTGGGCAAGTTCAACGGCCTGTCGGCCAAGAGCCCGGCCCTGGACAACTACCAGCCCGCGACCTGGCCGTTCTTCTGGAACGCGAAGATCAAGTAA
- a CDS encoding ABC transporter permease produces MNTFTDSVTAAAHLIASADPVLLAIVGRSLAVSATSCVLACGVGLLLGAWLAVARFQGRAVVLAVLNTFLALPSVVVGLVIYLLLSRSGPLGFLGWLFSFKAMVLAQTVLVLPMVTALTRQVIEDADRGHGEQLRSLGARPLLRSLLIAADERYALITVLIAAFGRAVSEVGAVMVVGGNIDGFTRVMTTAIALETSKGDLPLAVALGIVLLLVVLVLNLAIAALRGWRERADGGVAEAMRGGQIA; encoded by the coding sequence ATGAATACATTCACTGACAGCGTCACAGCCGCTGCTCACCTGATCGCGTCCGCCGATCCGGTGCTGCTCGCCATCGTCGGCCGTTCGCTGGCCGTCAGCGCCACATCCTGCGTGCTGGCCTGCGGCGTCGGCCTGCTGCTCGGCGCCTGGCTCGCCGTGGCGCGCTTCCAGGGCCGCGCGGTGGTGCTGGCGGTGCTCAACACCTTCCTCGCACTGCCCTCGGTGGTGGTGGGCCTCGTCATCTACCTGCTGCTGTCGCGTTCGGGGCCGCTGGGCTTCCTGGGCTGGCTCTTCTCGTTCAAGGCCATGGTGCTGGCGCAGACGGTGCTGGTGCTGCCGATGGTCACCGCGCTCACGCGCCAGGTCATCGAGGACGCCGACCGCGGGCACGGCGAGCAGCTGCGCTCGCTCGGCGCCAGGCCGCTGCTCCGCTCGCTGCTGATCGCCGCCGACGAGCGCTACGCGCTGATCACCGTGCTGATCGCCGCCTTCGGCCGCGCCGTGTCGGAGGTGGGTGCGGTGATGGTGGTGGGCGGCAACATCGACGGCTTCACGCGCGTCATGACCACGGCCATCGCGCTGGAGACCAGCAAGGGCGACCTGCCGCTGGCGGTGGCGCTGGGCATCGTGCTGCTGCTGGTGGTGCTGGTGCTCAACCTCGCGATCGCGGCGCTGCGCGGCTGGCGCGAGCGCGCCGACGGCGGTGTGGCCGAGGCGATGCGTGGGGGGCAAATCGCATGA
- a CDS encoding group II truncated hemoglobin, whose product MQIQDKPPVDSPFEWIGGEPAVQALVDRFYDLMDLEPAYARLRAVHGNTLDNARQRLFWFLCGWLGGPQHYTDRFGHPMLRARHLPQSIGGHTIGLAERDQWLACMDQAMGETGVDEALRARLRDSFFKTADWMVNDRQIVKKVL is encoded by the coding sequence ATGCAGATCCAAGACAAGCCCCCCGTCGACAGCCCCTTCGAATGGATCGGCGGCGAGCCCGCCGTGCAGGCGCTGGTCGACCGCTTCTACGACCTGATGGACCTCGAGCCGGCGTACGCACGCCTGCGCGCGGTGCACGGCAACACGCTCGACAACGCGCGCCAGCGGCTCTTCTGGTTCCTGTGCGGCTGGCTCGGCGGCCCGCAGCACTACACCGACCGCTTCGGCCACCCGATGCTGCGCGCACGCCATCTGCCGCAGAGCATCGGCGGCCACACCATCGGCCTCGCCGAGCGCGATCAGTGGCTGGCCTGCATGGACCAGGCGATGGGTGAGACCGGTGTCGACGAGGCGCTGCGTGCGCGCCTGCGCGATTCGTTCTTCAAGACGGCCGACTGGATGGTGAACGACCGCCAGATCGTCAAGAAGGTGCTGTAA
- a CDS encoding ABC transporter ATP-binding protein, whose translation MTSAPMTPRLTVSHLSTFFPTEDGLVRSVADVSFSIQPGRTTALVGESGSGKSVTSLMLMRLLPKTANAQVSGRADFVTREGRTVDLLGIGEREMRSLRGNQLSMIFQEPMTSLNPVFKIGEQIAESVRLHKGLDRTAALAHAKRMLDLVEIPAAAQRLHEYPHQLSGGMRQRVMIALAMACDPTLLIADEPTTALDVTIQAQILALMRRLQTETGMSILFITHNLGVVAHHADDVVVLYAGRVVERAPVRPLFATPEHPYTQGLLACLPGKAHVRGQPRPKRLFAIRGQVSSPLAPPPGCAFEPRCDQALPACRDAMPPLIATQADREARCIRVPAAADRLPQAA comes from the coding sequence ATGACCTCCGCCCCCATGACGCCGCGTCTCACGGTCAGCCACCTGAGCACCTTCTTCCCCACCGAGGACGGCCTGGTGCGTTCGGTCGCCGACGTGAGCTTCTCGATCCAGCCCGGCAGGACGACAGCGCTGGTGGGCGAGTCGGGCTCGGGCAAGTCGGTCACCAGCCTCATGCTGATGCGCCTCTTGCCCAAGACCGCGAACGCGCAGGTCAGCGGCCGGGCCGACTTCGTCACGCGCGAAGGCAGGACGGTCGACCTGCTGGGCATCGGCGAACGCGAGATGCGCTCGCTGCGCGGCAACCAGCTGTCGATGATCTTCCAGGAGCCGATGACCAGCCTGAACCCGGTCTTCAAAATCGGCGAGCAGATTGCCGAGAGCGTGCGCCTGCACAAGGGGCTCGACCGCACGGCGGCCCTCGCGCATGCCAAGCGCATGCTCGACCTGGTGGAGATCCCCGCGGCTGCGCAGCGCCTGCACGAGTACCCGCACCAGCTCTCGGGCGGCATGCGCCAGCGCGTGATGATCGCGCTGGCCATGGCCTGCGACCCGACGCTGCTGATCGCCGACGAGCCCACCACCGCGCTCGACGTGACGATCCAGGCGCAGATCCTCGCGCTGATGCGCCGGCTGCAGACCGAGACCGGCATGAGCATCCTGTTCATCACGCACAACCTCGGCGTGGTCGCGCACCATGCGGACGACGTCGTGGTGCTCTACGCGGGCCGTGTGGTCGAGCGCGCACCGGTGCGGCCGCTGTTCGCCACGCCCGAGCATCCGTACACGCAGGGCCTCTTGGCCTGCCTGCCGGGCAAGGCCCATGTGCGCGGCCAGCCGCGGCCCAAGCGCCTGTTCGCGATCCGCGGCCAGGTATCGAGCCCGCTGGCGCCGCCGCCGGGCTGCGCCTTCGAACCGCGCTGCGACCAGGCGCTGCCCGCCTGCCGCGACGCGATGCCGCCGCTGATCGCCACGCAGGCCGACCGCGAGGCGCGCTGCATCCGCGTGCCCGCCGCCGCCGACCGACTCCCGCAGGCCGCCTGA
- a CDS encoding extracellular solute-binding protein, producing the protein MTLKSLRRALRPVAAAVAFVSFVSFGAAAQAGPLTMASTTSTEQSGLFSHLLPAFKQATGVDTKVVAVGTGQAIDMARRGDADVLFVHDTAAEEKFVAEGFAAKRLPVMYNDFVLIGPKNDPVGVKGNDIVAALKKIAGANAPFVSRGDKSGTDAAERRLWTQTGVADAGQPVPNDKKGSGYKECGCGMGPALNIAASNGSYVLADRGTWLSFKNRADLAVVVEGDKRLFNQYGVMVVSPTKFPNLNSTDAQKFVDWVTSPAGQSTIASYKIGGEQLFFPNAK; encoded by the coding sequence ATGACCCTCAAATCCCTCCGGCGCGCGCTGCGCCCAGTGGCTGCTGCCGTGGCCTTCGTGTCCTTCGTCTCTTTCGGTGCCGCGGCCCAGGCCGGCCCCCTCACCATGGCCTCGACCACGTCGACCGAACAGTCGGGCCTGTTCTCGCATCTGCTGCCGGCCTTCAAGCAGGCGACCGGCGTCGACACCAAGGTCGTGGCCGTGGGCACCGGCCAGGCCATCGACATGGCCCGGCGCGGCGATGCCGATGTGCTCTTCGTGCACGACACCGCGGCCGAGGAGAAGTTCGTCGCCGAAGGCTTCGCGGCGAAGCGGCTGCCCGTCATGTACAACGACTTCGTGCTGATCGGGCCGAAGAACGATCCGGTCGGCGTGAAGGGCAACGACATCGTCGCGGCGCTCAAGAAGATCGCCGGCGCCAACGCGCCCTTCGTCTCGCGCGGCGACAAGAGCGGCACCGACGCCGCCGAGCGCCGCCTCTGGACGCAGACCGGCGTGGCCGATGCCGGCCAGCCGGTGCCCAACGACAAGAAGGGCAGCGGCTACAAGGAATGCGGCTGCGGCATGGGCCCGGCGCTGAACATCGCGGCCTCGAACGGCAGCTACGTGCTGGCCGACCGCGGCACCTGGCTGAGCTTCAAGAACCGGGCCGACCTGGCGGTCGTGGTCGAGGGCGACAAGCGGCTCTTCAACCAGTACGGCGTGATGGTCGTGAGCCCGACCAAATTCCCCAACCTCAACAGCACCGACGCGCAGAAGTTCGTCGACTGGGTGACGTCGCCGGCCGGGCAGTCGACCATCGCGAGCTACAAGATCGGCGGCGAGCAGCTGTTCTTCCCGAACGCGAAATAA
- a CDS encoding substrate-binding domain-containing protein, whose product MHPIELSYAIAPRRSGRAMVRNPLMTLLQAVRDHGSISAAARAVGLSYRHVWGELKRWEETLGHALVMSEQGQRAHLSEFGDKLLWAERQAQARLAPQIEALHAELERAFAVAFDPRTHVLSLQASHDDALALLRTQAAGARLQLDIQFTGSVDAIRALNQGRCVMAGFHTLEEPPRGSLAQRTYQPLLKPGQHKLIGFARRTQGLIVGAGNPLALRSLGDVVQRRARYVNRAIGTGTRLLFDELLAGASLSPEDVEGHDRIEPSHAAVAHAVASGEAEAGLGLESAAREAGLGFVPLVRERYHLACLKDALKQPAIKALLTVLRGAQWQHQLGTLPGYKSVASGEVQSLSALLPWWTFKDRKPAA is encoded by the coding sequence GTGCACCCCATCGAACTTTCCTACGCCATCGCCCCGCGCCGCAGCGGCCGCGCCATGGTGCGCAACCCGCTGATGACGCTGCTGCAGGCCGTGCGCGACCACGGCTCGATCTCTGCGGCAGCGCGTGCGGTCGGTCTGTCGTACCGCCATGTGTGGGGCGAACTCAAGCGCTGGGAAGAGACGCTGGGCCACGCGCTGGTGATGAGCGAACAGGGCCAGCGCGCGCACCTCTCGGAGTTCGGCGACAAGCTGCTGTGGGCCGAGCGCCAGGCGCAGGCGCGGCTGGCCCCGCAGATCGAGGCGCTGCACGCCGAGCTCGAACGCGCCTTCGCAGTCGCCTTCGACCCGCGCACGCATGTGCTCAGCCTGCAGGCCAGCCACGACGACGCGCTGGCACTGCTGCGCACGCAGGCGGCCGGTGCGCGGCTGCAGCTCGACATCCAGTTCACCGGCAGCGTGGACGCCATCCGCGCACTCAACCAGGGCCGCTGCGTGATGGCAGGCTTCCACACGCTCGAGGAGCCGCCGCGCGGCTCGCTGGCGCAGCGCACCTACCAGCCGCTGCTCAAGCCGGGGCAGCACAAGCTGATCGGCTTCGCGCGGCGCACGCAGGGGCTGATCGTGGGGGCAGGAAACCCGCTGGCGCTGCGCTCGCTGGGCGACGTGGTGCAGCGCCGCGCCCGCTACGTGAACCGCGCCATCGGCACGGGCACGCGGCTGCTGTTCGACGAGCTGCTGGCCGGCGCGTCGCTGTCGCCCGAAGACGTGGAGGGCCACGACCGCATCGAGCCTTCGCACGCCGCCGTCGCGCATGCCGTGGCCTCGGGCGAAGCGGAAGCGGGCCTCGGCCTCGAATCGGCCGCGCGCGAAGCGGGCCTGGGCTTCGTGCCGCTGGTGCGCGAGCGCTACCACCTGGCTTGCCTGAAGGACGCGCTGAAACAGCCGGCCATCAAGGCGCTGCTGACCGTGCTGCGCGGCGCGCAGTGGCAGCACCAGCTGGGCACCCTGCCCGGCTACAAGAGCGTGGCGAGCGGCGAGGTGCAGTCGCTCAGCGCGCTGCTGCCGTGGTGGACCTTCAAGGACCGCAAGCCCGCCGCTTGA
- a CDS encoding ABC transporter ATP-binding protein, whose translation MSDLRPGETLFALHDVEVRFGHVPALRGATLSIGAGERVALIGANGSGKSTLLRLLHGLVPHASGAMLQRAPRSRQAMLFQRPHMLRASVATNVALALWLRGGGWRAARQAALEALGRVGMTELAARNARTLSGGQQQRLALARAWVLHPEVLLLDEPTASLDPTAKREVEALIAEAAAGRTLIFASHNLGQVKRLATRVVYLEQGRVVADLPVHDFFHGPLPEAAHLFVKGELA comes from the coding sequence ATGAGCGATCTGCGGCCGGGCGAAACGCTGTTCGCCTTGCACGACGTCGAGGTGCGCTTCGGCCATGTGCCGGCGCTGCGCGGCGCCACGCTGTCGATCGGCGCCGGCGAACGCGTCGCCCTGATCGGCGCCAACGGCAGCGGCAAGAGCACGCTGCTGCGCTTGCTGCACGGCCTGGTGCCGCATGCATCGGGCGCGATGCTGCAACGCGCGCCGCGTTCACGGCAGGCGATGCTGTTCCAGCGGCCGCACATGCTGCGCGCGAGCGTGGCGACCAATGTCGCGCTCGCGCTCTGGCTGCGCGGCGGCGGTTGGCGTGCGGCCCGGCAGGCGGCGCTCGAGGCGCTGGGCCGCGTCGGCATGACCGAGCTCGCTGCGCGCAACGCACGCACGCTCTCGGGCGGCCAGCAGCAGCGACTTGCGCTCGCGCGTGCCTGGGTGCTGCACCCGGAGGTGCTGCTGCTCGACGAGCCGACGGCCAGCCTCGACCCCACCGCCAAGCGCGAGGTCGAGGCGCTCATCGCCGAGGCCGCCGCGGGCCGCACGCTGATCTTCGCCAGCCACAACCTCGGGCAGGTCAAGCGGCTCGCCACGCGCGTCGTCTACCTCGAGCAGGGCCGCGTGGTGGCCGACCTGCCGGTACACGATTTCTTTCACGGGCCGCTGCCGGAAGCGGCCCACCTGTTCGTCAAAGGAGAACTCGCATGA
- a CDS encoding ABC transporter permease has translation MLRYIASRAFGMLVVLAIVAVLVFILTRAASGDPISVLLGDQATAADIARVQKEYGLDKPLPLQFGYWLREVLQGNLGTSIFLQRPVTQALWERAEPTALLALMAVGIAALIGLPCGIVSAVFRGRAVDQLFTGIAMLGASIPSFWLGLVLIQIFAVSFGWFPVSGYGAPGAPLAERLHALVLPATVLGLLNSALIIRFTRASMLDVLGEDYVRTARSKGLSESVVVLKHALRNALVPIVTVLGLTIALMIGGAVITETVFGLPGVGNLVVNAVLRRDYPVIQGALLVIAAIYVLINFSIDLLYAVVDPRVKL, from the coding sequence ATGCTGCGCTACATCGCCTCGCGTGCCTTCGGCATGCTCGTCGTGCTCGCCATCGTCGCGGTGCTGGTGTTCATCCTCACGCGCGCGGCGTCGGGCGACCCGATCTCGGTGCTGCTGGGCGACCAGGCCACGGCGGCGGACATCGCGCGGGTGCAGAAGGAATACGGCCTCGACAAGCCGCTGCCGCTGCAGTTCGGCTACTGGTTGCGCGAGGTGCTGCAGGGCAACCTGGGCACGTCGATCTTCCTGCAGCGTCCGGTGACCCAGGCCCTGTGGGAACGCGCCGAGCCCACCGCGCTGCTCGCACTGATGGCCGTGGGCATCGCCGCACTGATCGGCCTGCCCTGCGGCATCGTGTCGGCGGTGTTCCGCGGCCGTGCGGTCGACCAGCTCTTCACGGGCATCGCGATGCTCGGCGCCAGCATTCCGAGCTTCTGGCTGGGGCTGGTGCTCATCCAGATCTTCGCCGTGTCCTTCGGCTGGTTCCCGGTGTCGGGCTACGGCGCGCCCGGGGCGCCGCTGGCCGAGCGTCTGCATGCGCTGGTGCTGCCGGCGACCGTGCTGGGCCTGCTGAACTCGGCGTTGATCATCCGCTTCACGCGCGCCTCGATGCTCGACGTGCTGGGCGAGGACTATGTGCGCACCGCGCGTTCCAAGGGCCTGTCGGAAAGCGTGGTGGTGCTCAAGCACGCGCTGCGCAATGCGCTGGTGCCGATCGTCACGGTGCTGGGCCTGACCATCGCGCTGATGATCGGCGGCGCGGTGATCACCGAGACGGTGTTCGGCCTGCCCGGCGTCGGCAACCTGGTGGTCAATGCGGTGCTGCGCCGCGACTACCCGGTGATCCAGGGTGCGCTGCTCGTGATCGCAGCCATCTACGTGCTCATCAACTTCTCGATCGACCTGCTGTACGCGGTGGTCGATCCACGCGTCAAGCTCTGA
- a CDS encoding ABC transporter permease: MHMPRMLRQLMHRRIVMLSALVLLVIVVAAVGAPLFASADPNDTAVLQRLKAPGAEHLLGTDELGRDLYARIVYGARYSLSIAALTAIGAVVAGTVLGLMAGFFRRLDTPLMRVVDAMMAFPDILLAIALVAILGPSLGNTVLALVLVYTPRVARVVRASTLVVRELLFVEAVRALGVRTSRILWRHILPNLMSPILVQVSFIFAYAILAEAGLSFLGVGVPPEIPTWGTMVAGSQQYASQAFWVVLFPGLAIIFTALSLQLLGDGVRDLLDPKLKKTS; encoded by the coding sequence ATGCACATGCCAAGAATGCTTCGCCAACTGATGCACCGCCGCATCGTGATGCTGTCCGCGCTGGTGCTGCTGGTGATCGTGGTGGCGGCCGTCGGCGCACCGCTGTTCGCCTCGGCCGACCCCAACGACACCGCCGTGCTGCAGCGCCTGAAGGCGCCGGGCGCCGAACACCTGCTGGGCACCGACGAGCTCGGCCGCGACCTGTATGCGCGCATCGTCTACGGCGCGCGCTATTCGCTGTCGATCGCCGCGCTCACCGCGATCGGCGCCGTGGTCGCCGGCACCGTGCTCGGCCTGATGGCCGGCTTCTTCCGCCGGCTCGACACGCCGCTCATGCGCGTGGTCGACGCGATGATGGCCTTCCCCGACATCCTGCTGGCGATCGCGCTGGTCGCGATCCTCGGGCCGTCGCTCGGCAACACGGTGCTGGCGCTGGTGCTGGTCTACACGCCGCGCGTCGCGCGCGTGGTGCGGGCGTCCACGCTGGTGGTGCGCGAGCTGCTCTTCGTCGAGGCGGTGCGGGCGCTGGGCGTGCGCACCTCGCGCATCCTGTGGCGCCACATCCTGCCGAACCTGATGTCGCCGATCCTGGTGCAGGTGTCGTTCATCTTCGCCTACGCGATCCTGGCCGAAGCCGGCCTGTCCTTCCTTGGCGTCGGCGTGCCGCCGGAGATCCCGACCTGGGGCACGATGGTCGCGGGCAGCCAGCAGTACGCGAGCCAGGCCTTCTGGGTGGTGCTGTTCCCGGGGCTGGCGATCATCTTCACCGCGCTGTCGCTGCAACTGCTGGGCGACGGCGTGCGCGACCTGCTCGACCCCAAGCTCAAGAAGACCTCGTGA